The Bdellovibrio sp. ArHS genome has a window encoding:
- a CDS encoding translocation/assembly module TamB domain-containing protein: MKKFLLFLMGFVLLILAAFAGLWMNLDWILNEKNLRRVVDKTQIQMTWKNFELQIQNKGLTAKSLSLEATDLCFKYPQPVVDICAQKIHLSFYAGLTTQRPFVQIRNLNLKAFSDHIVVIIPESTETKPAEPFQWPALQFASLDSFLSRYLALLPKEAVESLALEIQDAKISLLPSTDFTVSTTAHSQGSAVTLKTELAMQVNRNLLVQGAMQSSLRLSTPTELQIEGQFEVPSLGLKTALRLSWLDRLQVTLRTLMKHQKMTLSSELQAELKQELWTLALKADLQEPRWPFQRLSVKKCDVKIQIAKGLPIDLNWPCLLEAHKIRKTRLKGLPESLALSSLIRSPIRLEKDILHLRPQIQWRMQEPTLIDLSVDSSASATLNLTRKSLQQLKVETLQALLKVPALENWQRLLVKSAYSLPAPLHVLKGDLQLQIEGPPTEVLSKLFDVNASLTTNLTSPRQALKTTSQLQLTADFRKPLFTLQGDIGLTEVTFELPYLGFETPPQFKPDARFVKQPTLAPRSPKAPSSFAIQNLHIHTDATPVRLRTRLLEEPIPLHINYKLRDSKSLSGTVSVGKMNVEIFKKKAAVDRFILKKYPDSTVQDLDGLLIHRTSEVKIEILIVGTTEKPRIELLSDPPLSRQQIISILLFNKSLQQLADEDKNTAGQLDQALLSEAFGLASLFLLSSTPIESVYFDPRTQSYTARVRLDDQTSVSLGSNFETSQQFTVRRRLGGPWSLSTELKQSDNTEDVITTLIEWFKRF; the protein is encoded by the coding sequence ATGAAAAAGTTTCTGCTTTTTCTTATGGGCTTCGTCCTGCTGATTCTTGCAGCCTTTGCCGGGCTGTGGATGAATCTGGACTGGATTCTCAACGAAAAAAATCTGCGCAGGGTCGTGGACAAAACCCAGATCCAAATGACGTGGAAAAATTTTGAACTGCAGATTCAAAATAAGGGACTTACGGCAAAGTCCTTGAGCCTAGAGGCGACAGATCTTTGTTTTAAATATCCCCAGCCCGTTGTGGATATCTGTGCGCAGAAAATTCATTTGAGTTTTTATGCGGGCCTTACAACCCAAAGGCCCTTTGTGCAAATCAGAAATCTCAATCTTAAAGCATTCTCGGATCACATTGTCGTGATCATTCCCGAATCCACCGAAACCAAACCCGCAGAGCCTTTTCAATGGCCCGCCCTGCAATTCGCCTCTCTGGATTCTTTCCTGTCCCGGTATCTGGCCCTGCTGCCCAAAGAAGCGGTGGAATCTTTAGCGCTCGAGATCCAAGATGCAAAAATCTCGCTCCTGCCAAGCACAGATTTCACCGTTTCCACGACGGCACACTCGCAAGGTTCCGCAGTCACCTTAAAAACCGAGTTGGCGATGCAGGTGAACAGAAATCTTTTAGTTCAAGGTGCAATGCAATCTTCTTTGCGACTCAGCACACCGACAGAATTGCAGATAGAGGGCCAGTTTGAGGTGCCTTCTTTAGGCCTTAAAACCGCCCTGCGCCTGTCCTGGTTAGATCGTTTGCAAGTAACCCTGCGGACCCTGATGAAACATCAGAAAATGACCCTGTCTTCAGAGCTTCAGGCAGAACTGAAACAAGAATTGTGGACCCTGGCCCTTAAAGCCGATCTGCAAGAGCCGCGCTGGCCCTTTCAACGGCTCTCTGTGAAAAAGTGCGATGTGAAAATTCAAATCGCCAAAGGACTCCCGATAGATCTAAATTGGCCCTGTCTTTTAGAGGCACATAAGATTCGCAAGACCCGCCTTAAAGGACTCCCCGAGTCCCTGGCGCTGAGCTCGCTCATTCGCAGCCCGATACGTCTTGAAAAAGATATTCTGCACTTACGCCCTCAAATTCAGTGGCGGATGCAAGAGCCGACTTTAATTGATCTGTCTGTTGATAGCTCTGCGTCCGCGACTTTGAATTTGACCAGGAAAAGTCTTCAGCAATTAAAAGTTGAAACGCTGCAAGCTCTTCTTAAAGTCCCCGCTCTGGAAAATTGGCAACGCTTGCTTGTGAAAAGTGCCTATTCACTGCCTGCTCCGTTGCATGTTCTTAAAGGTGACCTACAGCTGCAAATCGAAGGTCCTCCGACGGAGGTCTTGAGCAAATTATTTGACGTCAATGCCTCTTTAACCACAAATCTGACAAGTCCTCGCCAAGCACTGAAAACAACGTCCCAGCTGCAACTGACAGCTGATTTCCGAAAACCCCTTTTCACTCTTCAAGGCGATATTGGTCTGACCGAAGTCACCTTCGAGCTGCCCTATTTAGGTTTTGAAACACCCCCTCAGTTCAAACCCGACGCTCGCTTCGTCAAACAACCAACACTTGCGCCTCGCTCTCCGAAAGCACCTTCTTCTTTCGCTATTCAGAATCTTCATATCCACACCGATGCCACACCTGTCCGCTTACGCACCCGACTTTTAGAGGAGCCGATTCCCCTTCACATCAATTATAAATTGCGGGACTCAAAATCCCTTTCCGGAACAGTGTCCGTCGGCAAAATGAATGTCGAGATTTTTAAAAAGAAGGCTGCCGTGGATCGCTTCATTCTGAAAAAATATCCAGACTCTACTGTTCAGGATTTGGATGGACTCTTGATCCATCGAACTTCTGAAGTCAAAATAGAGATTCTGATTGTCGGTACCACCGAAAAACCGCGCATCGAACTGCTCAGTGATCCCCCTTTGAGCCGCCAACAAATCATTTCAATTTTACTTTTCAACAAATCGTTGCAACAGCTTGCTGACGAAGATAAAAATACCGCCGGTCAACTTGACCAAGCACTTCTCTCAGAAGCATTTGGCTTGGCGTCTTTGTTCCTGTTGTCCTCGACGCCCATTGAAAGCGTCTATTTCGATCCTCGCACACAAAGCTACACGGCGCGCGTTCGCCTGGATGATCAGACTTCCGTGTCACTGGGGTCTAACTTTGAAACTTCTCAACAGTTCACCGTGCGTCGAAGACTGGGGGGCCCGTGGAGCCTTTCTACGGAACTCAAACAATCAGACAACACCGAAGACGTTATCACCACTTTGATCGAATGGTTTAAACGTTTTTAG
- a CDS encoding BamA/TamA family outer membrane protein: MSQANAKDVQVQQPCPQIQIESTEKIDLSKTEHKWICGDNESHAWKQVPAWQAQLFLKSFLQQRAFHQPQFEIRDNTLFVKTGPQTYLKKWTFENAPLGFHAEKRRKLKGRPLTPELLDEVEAWSKAHLQNLGYPCPEVHIQAMPLEESVTVTLIPGELYNFPTTDVEVRGTQQQLSIGRYSAFLPGQKFDARLLQLTSNRMLLDEYHLSAYFETQCTSGAELKIVPRLVTGDPQLISAGVGFNTEVGAIAQIRYKQSQLDSSGSTFESKLFLSFIEQTWDNAFQLYGGPPYKDRTFWSPQLNLKNELEDQYQSFTAELGLEWGLTKEFDDFTSRFQLGPFYTYNNVVRDSSNTVLLSATSNVELYLQSHDYEYYMGEPRSGWQLSSNLRSAYENLGADQTFHQWLYQQQNLWNFNLWDPPLMVFGWRFKAGTFFMSDDSQFFSVVPENLRFYLGGDGTLRGFSRKQIPLSQLGSATFIYQGFELRAGDVFPFKLQPFVFLDMGWESSQIFTLSRTLYYSPGLGLRWPSFLGPIRASLSQGQILFADNVDVEPHWQFYLSLGREF; this comes from the coding sequence GTGTCGCAGGCAAATGCGAAAGACGTGCAAGTTCAGCAGCCCTGTCCCCAAATTCAAATCGAATCTACTGAAAAAATAGATCTTTCAAAAACCGAACATAAATGGATCTGTGGTGACAACGAAAGCCATGCCTGGAAACAAGTCCCCGCGTGGCAAGCCCAACTTTTTTTAAAATCGTTTTTGCAACAGCGCGCTTTTCACCAACCGCAATTTGAAATCCGCGATAACACTCTTTTCGTCAAAACCGGTCCCCAGACATATCTAAAAAAATGGACGTTTGAGAATGCCCCTTTAGGATTTCACGCCGAAAAAAGAAGAAAACTCAAGGGGCGCCCCTTAACGCCAGAGCTTCTTGATGAAGTAGAGGCCTGGAGCAAGGCTCATCTACAAAACCTTGGATACCCGTGTCCCGAGGTGCACATTCAAGCCATGCCCTTAGAAGAATCCGTCACTGTCACCTTAATACCGGGAGAGCTTTACAACTTCCCCACGACGGATGTCGAAGTCCGCGGCACTCAACAACAACTTTCCATTGGTCGTTACAGCGCATTTTTACCGGGCCAGAAATTTGATGCTCGCCTGCTGCAGCTTACTTCCAACCGGATGCTTTTGGACGAGTATCACCTCAGCGCTTATTTTGAAACGCAATGCACTTCCGGTGCAGAACTCAAGATCGTTCCCCGCCTGGTCACAGGGGATCCCCAGCTTATCTCTGCAGGTGTGGGTTTTAACACGGAAGTAGGAGCCATCGCGCAGATCCGCTACAAACAGTCTCAGTTGGACTCGTCGGGAAGCACGTTTGAAAGTAAACTGTTTCTTTCATTTATCGAGCAGACCTGGGACAATGCCTTTCAACTTTATGGCGGACCTCCCTATAAAGATCGCACTTTCTGGTCGCCACAGCTTAATTTAAAAAATGAACTTGAAGACCAATACCAGTCCTTCACGGCTGAACTGGGACTTGAGTGGGGGCTGACCAAAGAGTTTGACGACTTCACGTCCCGTTTTCAACTGGGCCCCTTCTACACGTACAATAACGTTGTTCGAGACAGTTCAAACACAGTGCTCTTAAGTGCGACTTCGAATGTCGAACTGTATTTACAAAGTCATGACTATGAATACTACATGGGCGAACCCCGCTCTGGCTGGCAGCTTTCATCCAATCTTCGTTCCGCCTATGAAAACCTGGGCGCGGATCAGACCTTCCATCAATGGCTTTACCAACAACAAAATCTATGGAACTTCAATCTCTGGGACCCGCCTTTGATGGTCTTTGGCTGGCGCTTCAAAGCCGGTACATTCTTTATGTCTGACGATTCGCAATTCTTTTCCGTTGTCCCCGAGAACTTGCGTTTTTATCTGGGCGGCGATGGCACCTTGCGCGGATTTTCCAGAAAACAAATCCCCTTATCCCAATTGGGCTCGGCAACATTTATTTATCAAGGCTTCGAACTTCGCGCTGGCGATGTTTTCCCTTTCAAACTTCAACCCTTTGTGTTCTTAGACATGGGATGGGAAAGCAGTCAGATTTTTACACTGTCTCGAACTCTATATTATTCACCGGGATTGGGCCTTCGCTGGCCCTCATTCTTGGGGCCCATCCGCGCAAGTCTTTCCCAAGGGCAGATTCTGTTTGCCGATAACGTAGATGTTGAACCTCACTGGCAATTCTATCTAAGCTTAGGAAGGGAGTTCTAA
- a CDS encoding manganese efflux pump MntP family protein has product MRLTLVFIYAVLSHVQRPTALCKGGAFMIEVIVLGLILSADSFSAALAMGSRPFSRKEALRFAFSSGGAEALVTLLGFIAGSQIIAYIADFDHWIAFGLLAAVAIHMAHEGISALRSPEASEEATEFHSFTKVLIVSFATSLDALGVGISLGIANKSIGYYVVSIGVFAFVTTLIGLYLARRLSDKMGPVFTLVGSVILGAMSIQMLSI; this is encoded by the coding sequence ATGAGACTGACACTGGTGTTTATTTACGCCGTGTTGTCTCATGTCCAAAGACCCACGGCTTTATGTAAAGGTGGGGCATTCATGATCGAAGTTATCGTTTTAGGTTTAATTTTAAGTGCGGATTCATTCTCTGCGGCCCTCGCCATGGGAAGCCGACCTTTTAGTCGCAAAGAGGCCCTGCGTTTTGCTTTTTCGTCGGGTGGTGCCGAAGCCCTGGTAACGCTTCTGGGGTTTATTGCGGGTTCTCAAATCATTGCCTATATTGCGGACTTTGATCACTGGATTGCCTTCGGCCTTCTTGCAGCTGTCGCCATTCACATGGCGCACGAAGGGATCTCGGCCTTACGCTCGCCGGAAGCGTCTGAAGAGGCCACTGAATTTCACAGCTTTACAAAAGTTCTGATTGTGTCCTTCGCCACCAGCCTGGATGCCTTGGGCGTCGGTATCAGTTTAGGTATTGCAAATAAATCCATCGGCTACTATGTCGTCTCTATCGGTGTCTTTGCTTTCGTAACCACTTTGATTGGCCTTTACTTGGCCCGTCGTCTTTCAGATAAAATGGGCCCCGTTTTTACCCTCGTGGGCTCGGTCATTCTTGGCGCGATGTCGATACAGATGCTCTCGATCTAA
- a CDS encoding LysR family transcriptional regulator: MTFEQLITLEMIVEKGSFKAAAEALHKTQPSLSVAIKKLEEEFAVLLFNRDEYRPTLTEQGKTFYRWAQTCLRTFRELEVKGKELGKLAIEPRLTIVLDPLVQFESVQSVFEARSHLPNVTEFNFQTETLDAGMQILLNGEADFAIAPKMGQDDRIESVRFAKIKMIPAVSKKLLKNDTVDFSWLRNTRQIVVSKSGGKDFNVAKSSRGLFSEGPKCFVSDHALKRHLILNGFGWGRLATYEVQSELQKGTVIEIKHDSIVPIALDLHIMRSKVKPMGPVAKMIWEQLLQQCDSVKAGKKRKS, from the coding sequence ATGACGTTTGAGCAGTTGATTACCTTAGAGATGATTGTTGAAAAGGGCAGCTTTAAAGCTGCAGCGGAAGCACTTCATAAAACCCAGCCCAGTTTGAGTGTTGCCATCAAAAAACTGGAAGAAGAATTCGCTGTGCTGCTTTTCAATCGCGATGAATACCGACCGACACTGACCGAGCAAGGTAAAACCTTTTACCGCTGGGCTCAGACGTGCTTGCGAACTTTTCGCGAACTTGAAGTCAAAGGGAAAGAGCTGGGTAAGCTCGCCATTGAGCCGCGCTTAACGATCGTATTAGATCCTTTGGTCCAGTTCGAGTCTGTGCAGTCGGTCTTCGAAGCGCGTTCGCACTTACCCAATGTGACCGAATTTAATTTTCAAACTGAAACCCTTGATGCGGGAATGCAAATTCTCTTAAACGGTGAAGCGGATTTCGCTATTGCCCCGAAGATGGGACAAGATGACCGAATCGAAAGTGTGCGTTTCGCCAAAATTAAGATGATTCCGGCGGTTTCCAAAAAGCTGCTTAAAAATGACACTGTCGATTTTTCCTGGCTTCGTAACACTCGCCAAATTGTGGTTTCCAAAAGCGGAGGCAAGGATTTTAATGTGGCCAAGTCTTCTCGGGGATTGTTCAGCGAAGGACCAAAATGTTTTGTGTCGGATCACGCTTTAAAGCGCCATCTCATTTTGAACGGATTTGGATGGGGGCGACTTGCCACTTACGAAGTGCAAAGCGAGCTTCAGAAGGGCACTGTGATCGAGATCAAACATGACTCGATTGTACCGATTGCTTTGGATCTGCATATCATGCGTTCGAAGGTGAAGCCGATGGGGCCTGTGGCAAAAATGATTTGGGAGCAGCTTTTGCAACAGTGTGACTCGGTCAAGGCCGGAAAAAAGAGAAAGTCTTAA
- a CDS encoding pirin family protein has product MFALRKSNERGFADHGWLKSRHTFSFADYYDPDHMGFRALRVINEDRIEGGTGFGMHGHRDMEIISYVVQGALEHKDSKGNVAVIKPGDVQRMSAGTGVMHSEYNKMPESDTHFFQIWILPDRPGTSFGYGQKSFADDLNTKDLVLVVSKEGREGSISINQDADLYISRMKKGKEFAFPIRPSRHVWLQVIQGHLNINGHVLETGDAVKVSQEQSLQVSAQEDSEFMLFDLA; this is encoded by the coding sequence ATGTTTGCCCTACGCAAATCAAACGAACGCGGCTTCGCTGATCATGGCTGGCTGAAATCACGCCACACATTTTCTTTTGCCGACTACTACGACCCCGATCACATGGGCTTTCGCGCTTTGCGTGTCATCAACGAGGATCGTATCGAGGGCGGCACCGGCTTCGGAATGCACGGACATCGCGACATGGAAATTATCTCTTATGTTGTACAAGGGGCTTTGGAACACAAAGACTCTAAAGGCAACGTGGCGGTTATCAAACCAGGCGACGTACAAAGAATGAGTGCTGGCACTGGTGTCATGCACTCTGAATACAATAAAATGCCCGAGTCTGACACACACTTCTTTCAGATTTGGATTCTGCCAGACCGACCCGGAACCTCTTTCGGATATGGCCAAAAATCTTTTGCGGATGACTTAAATACAAAAGATCTGGTGTTGGTGGTGTCTAAAGAAGGGCGAGAAGGTTCCATCAGCATTAATCAGGATGCGGATTTGTACATTTCACGAATGAAGAAAGGAAAAGAGTTCGCTTTTCCAATTCGTCCGTCACGACATGTCTGGCTGCAAGTGATTCAAGGTCACCTGAATATTAACGGTCACGTTTTAGAAACAGGCGATGCTGTGAAAGTCAGTCAGGAACAGAGTCTGCAGGTGTCAGCTCAAGAGGACTCCGAATTCATGCTCTTTGATCTGGCCTAA
- a CDS encoding YceI family protein → MKYQIDPSHSTANFSIKHMMIAKVHGGFEKMSGTLEYDSTNPAAAKIEASIETASINTREAQRDAHLKSADFFDVEKFPVITFKSTNVKVVSPGELKVLGDLTIHGITKEVSLDVEGPTDEMKDPWGNLKIGVSATTKINRKDFGLTWNAALETGGILVGDDVSISLDIQFTKLI, encoded by the coding sequence ATGAAATATCAAATTGACCCCTCTCACTCAACGGCCAACTTCAGTATCAAACACATGATGATCGCCAAGGTCCATGGTGGCTTCGAAAAAATGTCAGGAACTTTGGAATATGATTCCACAAATCCCGCGGCAGCGAAGATCGAAGCCAGCATCGAAACGGCCAGTATCAATACCCGCGAAGCCCAACGGGATGCTCACTTAAAAAGCGCCGATTTCTTCGATGTCGAAAAGTTTCCAGTTATCACCTTCAAATCCACAAACGTGAAAGTGGTAAGCCCCGGCGAACTCAAGGTTTTAGGAGACCTTACAATCCACGGAATCACCAAAGAAGTATCTTTGGACGTCGAAGGCCCCACTGACGAAATGAAAGATCCTTGGGGAAATCTAAAGATCGGTGTTTCGGCGACAACGAAAATCAATCGGAAAGATTTTGGTCTTACTTGGAATGCCGCTTTGGAAACTGGCGGAATCCTCGTCGGTGACGACGTGAGTATTTCCTTAGACATCCAATTCACGAAACTAATTTAG
- a CDS encoding phospholipase D-like domain-containing protein, which yields MTQKKISGDTALVTDDDYLGVLLDLLDTAKFQINILAYSFAIGSAAGKLNMSTAPYAIAEKLKDLKHQNPSLRIRLYIEGVRDTSDRNLVTAQFLKRAGVEVMSGKTHAKGFSVDGRYVLVEMIRSAKKSLEFSIYFFDHKEIRDAFIEAHRRGVKVKGFAHHHTAFALSYVRRTRRTIERLQEEGIDSLYFAPGSFFTHSKYLIKDRQEVALGTGNWLVEDVEIHPQLYIHLKNRDLAQQLAKHLAKQIAKQRDAFAGTRTKPRHPESHTRLSESKTAR from the coding sequence ATGACGCAGAAAAAAATCTCTGGCGATACGGCTTTGGTGACCGACGATGATTACCTTGGCGTCCTTCTAGATCTTTTGGATACAGCAAAATTTCAGATCAATATTTTGGCCTATTCTTTTGCTATCGGCAGCGCTGCGGGAAAATTAAATATGAGCACGGCTCCTTATGCGATTGCGGAAAAGCTGAAAGACCTTAAACATCAGAATCCGAGCTTGCGCATTCGCCTGTACATAGAAGGAGTGCGCGATACTTCAGATCGCAATCTCGTCACCGCACAATTTTTGAAACGGGCGGGAGTCGAGGTCATGTCCGGGAAGACTCATGCAAAAGGTTTTAGCGTGGATGGTCGGTATGTGCTGGTTGAGATGATTCGATCCGCAAAAAAGTCTTTAGAGTTCTCCATTTACTTTTTTGACCATAAAGAAATTCGTGACGCTTTTATCGAGGCGCACCGTCGTGGCGTCAAGGTCAAGGGTTTTGCTCATCATCACACGGCATTTGCCCTAAGTTACGTGCGCAGAACAAGACGAACAATAGAGCGACTTCAAGAGGAAGGAATTGACAGCCTGTATTTCGCGCCAGGAAGCTTCTTCACCCACTCGAAGTATTTAATCAAAGACAGACAAGAAGTCGCCCTAGGGACGGGAAATTGGCTGGTCGAGGATGTTGAGATTCATCCGCAGCTTTATATTCACTTAAAGAACAGGGACCTGGCGCAACAGCTTGCAAAGCATTTAGCCAAACAAATTGCTAAGCAACGTGACGCTTTTGCAGGGACGCGCACAAAGCCACGCCACCCAGAATCACATACCAGATTGTCAGAATCCAAAACAGCAAGATAG
- a CDS encoding YihY/virulence factor BrkB family protein, which produces MSPLLQNLRFTVFREVFKDTLQQMRDGEIRLVAASLAFSTAVALVPFIAVVLATFQSIGGLEAFYPQVESLLLRNIREAAGSDVTKFIRIFLKNISAGKLGSTGAILLFITSIRMLLDMEVGIHRVWNQKNTRPFYKRVIYQWGLILLIPVLLAVYVGFQSLEQFQFVHRVVPAFVSNSLVLVGSLFLIYKLVPTVYVRKRAALISAVTASVAMYGVHKSYAAIALKFFAYNKIYGSFAALPILLFWILTIWYVILGGVALCASLQKRHVA; this is translated from the coding sequence ATGAGTCCGTTGCTGCAAAATCTTAGATTCACAGTTTTCAGAGAAGTCTTTAAAGACACTCTTCAGCAGATGCGAGATGGTGAAATCCGTCTGGTTGCGGCCTCCTTGGCATTTTCCACGGCCGTGGCCTTAGTCCCCTTTATTGCCGTTGTGCTTGCGACTTTTCAATCCATCGGGGGGTTGGAAGCTTTTTATCCGCAAGTCGAGTCTTTACTTTTGCGAAATATCCGCGAAGCCGCAGGTTCGGATGTCACCAAGTTCATTCGCATCTTCTTAAAGAATATCAGCGCCGGAAAATTGGGCTCCACGGGGGCGATTCTTCTTTTTATCACGTCCATTCGGATGCTTTTAGATATGGAAGTCGGCATTCACCGGGTGTGGAATCAAAAAAACACTCGTCCCTTTTATAAGCGTGTGATCTATCAGTGGGGCTTGATTCTTCTGATTCCCGTCCTATTGGCCGTTTATGTGGGCTTTCAATCGCTAGAACAATTTCAGTTCGTTCATCGTGTGGTGCCGGCATTTGTTTCTAACTCTTTGGTCTTGGTGGGTTCGTTATTCCTCATCTACAAGCTTGTTCCCACGGTGTATGTTCGCAAACGCGCGGCTTTGATTTCCGCCGTGACCGCCTCCGTAGCGATGTATGGAGTGCATAAGAGTTATGCCGCCATCGCTTTGAAGTTCTTTGCCTACAATAAAATCTATGGATCTTTCGCGGCTCTACCTATCTTGCTGTTTTGGATTCTGACAATCTGGTATGTGATTCTGGGTGGCGTGGCTTTGTGCGCGTCCCTGCAAAAGCGTCACGTTGCTTAG
- a CDS encoding MBL fold metallo-hydrolase has protein sequence MTPNKSDIQKTSLQIGPYQICPIPTGEFGLDGGAMFGTVPKVLWERSNPPDDKNRIPMEARALLLKSQGLNILIDTGNGQGKDFIAKYGEKLGTKFAEMYNIDDSGPSLLKSLASFGVRPEDIDHVILTHLHFDHAGGATTEKDGKLVPTFPKAQYWIQKGNLETASKPNLRERASYYSANFQPLQEAGVLNILDGEKEILPGVSVLLSNGHTQAQQMVKVTDGTATLLYCGDVVPTSSHVKIPWLMGYDLHPLTLMEEKQKYLSQAADQKWYLFFEHDPYCDAAVIERNGHDFAVQKRFQL, from the coding sequence ATGACTCCGAACAAGTCTGATATTCAGAAAACCTCTTTGCAGATTGGTCCCTATCAAATCTGTCCCATCCCCACCGGAGAATTCGGCCTGGATGGCGGGGCGATGTTTGGCACCGTTCCCAAAGTTCTTTGGGAAAGATCCAATCCGCCTGATGATAAAAATCGCATTCCCATGGAAGCGCGCGCTCTTCTTTTAAAATCCCAGGGCCTGAATATTTTAATCGACACAGGCAACGGTCAAGGCAAAGATTTCATCGCCAAGTACGGCGAAAAGCTGGGTACGAAATTCGCCGAGATGTACAACATTGACGACAGCGGTCCCTCACTTTTGAAATCCCTGGCCTCATTCGGTGTGCGCCCCGAAGATATTGATCATGTGATTTTGACTCATTTGCATTTTGACCATGCCGGCGGCGCGACCACGGAAAAAGACGGGAAACTGGTTCCGACTTTCCCCAAAGCACAGTATTGGATTCAAAAAGGAAATTTGGAAACGGCCAGCAAACCAAATTTGCGTGAGCGTGCTAGTTATTATTCGGCCAACTTCCAACCCCTGCAAGAAGCCGGCGTCTTGAATATTCTGGACGGAGAAAAAGAAATTCTTCCCGGGGTTTCCGTTCTGCTTTCCAACGGTCACACTCAGGCTCAACAAATGGTGAAGGTCACTGACGGAACAGCCACGCTTCTTTACTGTGGCGATGTCGTGCCCACCAGTTCTCACGTGAAAATTCCCTGGCTTATGGGATACGACTTGCATCCCCTGACATTGATGGAAGAAAAACAAAAGTATCTTAGCCAGGCCGCGGATCAAAAATGGTATTTGTTCTTTGAACACGATCCCTACTGTGACGCTGCCGTGATCGAGCGCAACGGCCATGACTTCGCCGTACAAAAAAGATTTCAGCTCTAG
- a CDS encoding lysophospholipid acyltransferase family protein: protein MKDWNYENEQWTKLPTYLKHLPLFTRHIDMFSVFMRFLWSIFLKNIAFKFYIRLQVKGTPFKEIYRTQPKLIIISNHASHLDAVSIAASIPRRYWLNLYIAAAKDYFFTNALFTFFSKHCLGAIPIDRKDRRGEAINLILKLLTELPRMWLIIFPEGTRSKDGKIQEFKRGVSIFSERTQTPLLFTYLEGNMELWPKGQPIPLPGKLILHVGPVHPPGPIKQVYDAYRQWVLTINPNAFPDKPLEGETKDDSEQV, encoded by the coding sequence ATGAAGGATTGGAACTACGAAAACGAGCAGTGGACGAAACTGCCGACTTATCTAAAACACTTGCCGCTGTTCACTCGCCATATCGACATGTTCAGCGTGTTCATGCGTTTTTTGTGGTCGATCTTCCTAAAGAATATCGCTTTTAAGTTTTATATTCGGCTGCAGGTGAAGGGCACACCCTTTAAAGAAATCTATCGAACTCAGCCCAAGCTGATCATCATCAGCAATCACGCCAGCCATCTGGACGCCGTTTCAATTGCCGCATCCATTCCGCGCCGTTACTGGTTGAATCTTTATATCGCGGCAGCGAAGGATTACTTCTTTACCAATGCGCTCTTCACCTTCTTTTCAAAGCACTGTCTGGGCGCCATTCCGATTGACCGCAAAGACCGCCGGGGTGAAGCGATCAATTTGATCTTAAAACTTTTAACTGAATTGCCGCGAATGTGGTTGATTATATTTCCTGAAGGCACGCGTTCTAAAGACGGAAAAATTCAGGAATTTAAACGCGGCGTTTCGATTTTTTCAGAACGCACTCAAACACCTCTTTTATTCACATATCTTGAAGGCAATATGGAACTATGGCCCAAAGGTCAGCCTATTCCCCTGCCAGGAAAGCTGATTTTACACGTTGGTCCGGTTCATCCCCCTGGCCCGATTAAGCAGGTGTATGATGCTTACAGGCAGTGGGTGCTGACGATCAATCCGAACGCATTCCCAGACAAGCCTCTGGAAGGAGAAACAAAAGATGACTCCGAACAAGTCTGA